The segment TGACTACACCCCGGGAGGAGGAGCGTAGCGCGCAGCGTAGTAGGCGTCAGGATCCTCAATTTCCAACTTAGCATCTTGGCAGGACATTTTCCCAAGCAAAAGCCCCCGTCCAAcgggtaaaaaaaaacttctgcaCGGGCATGCGAGCGTCGGTGCCACTCAGATAAGGGAGCAGCAGAAAAATAACGAGAATAAACATCCGACGCGCAGTGACTGGCTGGCGGGCAGCGACACCTAAATAATCCATCCCCCCCAGAAAAAGTCATAGCTTTATTTAGTCACTTTTCTACTTTTTCTTCCTGCTTCCACTGTTATCATTtagagaggagggggacaggCAGCGGGTCTGCACGCACCCACGGCTCTATGCGCTCCGGCAGCAGCGCATGAGAAAATAAACGGGGGAGAAAAGTGCGCAAGTTAAGTGGCTTATTCTCTCCGGTCTTCAGCATGGCGTATCCTCAGGGCTACTTGTACCAGCCGTCCGCTTCCCTGGCCCTGTACTCGTGCCCTGCGTACAGCACCGGCGTTCTATCCGGACCCCGAACCGAGGAACTTGGGAGATCCTCCTCGGGATCTGCTTTTGCGCCCTATGCCGGATCTACTCCGTTCTCCAGCGCCTCGCCAGGCTACAGCTCCCACCTCCCGTACAGTGCAGACGCGGCGGCAGCGGCCACATTCACCTCGTACGTGGTGAGTAAACTAAAGGTGATTATTTCTGTGTGTCGGGAGGGGAAAGCGAGGACAGTATAATTCGTTACAGCAGCCTGGAGTGTCCGCTTTGGAGCGCAGCGATTAGGAAGAACTGTGCGTCATGATGAATGTGCAGGGATATAAAATTACAGAATGGCAGCTCCGTGAAACACGTCTTTGTGAAAATGGAAATTATTCCACTGATTAATGAGCAATTGTGTGGATCTGAAGCTATTTGCAGTATTTTCTACACGAAAGAGTGGGGCATGTTTCGCCGAAGACTCTTCGCTCATAACTGGCGACAACGCACCGTCTGAAGGCGATTTAGGTCACTGCGTTTGTCTCTCGCTCCTCTGCTCGCGGAGCCGCTCGTCAAACTTgaatttttgcaacttttgcaaagagcaagataaatattGTGATCGGCGTCAGTTGTGTTCGCAGTGAGCGATCACGCGGCGACACAAGTGATTCGAACAGACGTGGTTCTGCAGGCCTATTACCAGGAAAACTGTGATCCCATTaggaaagacagagacacagagcgcTGGGCCCATCGTGCATAATGACAACACATTATTACAACTgcgaattgtttttgttttaatagcGTGAGTAATGGAGCAGCTGTGGGGCTGACATCACCCAGATAACAGTACAAAATAAAGACAGCGAGAATTCTCTGATGCCCAAGTTCTAAGAAACTCCATAAACAGTCAAACTTGAGCTGGATTACAGCCAGtgtatttgtctgtctgtttgtgtgcttgtgtatgtgtgtgtgtgtgcacgcgtgcTTATGCTAatgcgcgtgcgtgtgcgtgcgtgttcaTGTTtgtcagaggttgttttttaatatattctGAAGGAGTTTTAAAGACGACCGTGATTGAACTTAaccaaacttttctttttcattttgtgttattACAGGGTTCTCCCTACGACCACACCACGGGTATGGCCGGCTCATTAGGATACCACCCTTACGGATCGCCCTTGGGCAGCTACCCTTACGGTGACCCAGCGTACCGTAAAAACGCGACACGGGACGCCACGGCCACCCTGAAGGCCTGGCTCAGCGAGCACCGCAAGAACCCCTACCCCACCAAGGGCGAGAAGATCATGCTGGCCATCATCACCAAGATGACCCTCACCCAGGTGTCCACCTGGTTCGCCAACGCCAGGAGGAGGCTAAAGAAGGAGAACAAGATGACGTGGACCCCGCGGAACCGCagcgaggacgaggaggaggacgagaacATCGATCTGGAGAAGAACGACGACGACGAGCCCAGCAAGCCCACGGACAAGGGAGACTCCACAGACACGGAAGCAGGTCGGTTGTGCAGgggggaaggaaggagaggagagagaaagaaaaaaaacacaggcaaaAAGAATCATCAATTTTTCATCGCAGTCGTTTCCACTCAGGGTGCAAAATTGATTGCTGGTTAATGGTGGTATATTATTTATAATGGGACAATTGCTTTAAATAATAATCACCTTGAACTCCCCTCGTTTGACTTCTCAGGAGCTGAAATTGCTGGTGACGCAAAGTGTTTAGCAGTCAATTTATCTTTAAGAGCATAATAAGGATACAGCTGGTGTACACTGCGCCGGCTATTCCACCGGAAAAAAAGAGACTGCCATTATATGATAATTAAATGCTACTTTTGAATATTTATAACCATAATTattcacatgaaaaaaaaaatcatacagaaaatatttatttgtatgtatttttatttaatttgaaatagtCCCCATGCTGTGTGTTCAGACAAAAATTTCCAGCACAttgttcctgtttgtgttgcactattCATACTCTTTTGTAATtgtcattcatatttttatgCTGGCACATATCTTAATAAGGTCAATTACACAACTGTTTTTAGAGGGACCATACATAAGTAGCCTGATTATTTTTATAGATCCGATTTCATCTCGCAATGGTGTTCACCATTACCTCAAACACATGTTCCAGTTTTATCTTCGTTTCCCCTTATTTGGCACTAATTCCGCTCTTTATTTGCGCTTTAGATCACAAACTGCTGAACCCAGGGGACATCGGCTGTGACAGGTTTAAAGAGGAGAGCCATGGCAAAGACACGGAGCCCCTTCTGAGCGACTCGGAGTtaagagagcaggaggagcggaCTACAGACTCGCTGCCGGATTCCGCAAAACCGACCACGTCGTCGCCCTCCGCGGTGCCCCGGGGGAACCCGAGCGTTGCGCAACAAGACAAGCCCACAGACCTGAGCCACGCACCGGGCTCGGTGACCAGCAACGTGACCTCCGTGATCCACTCGCCCCCCTCGGCCCCTAAACCCAAACTGTGGTCCCTGGCGGAGATCGCCACGTCCTCGGACAGATGTAAAAGCAGCAGCGACGCGCCACAGACCTGTCCCGGTCTGGCTCAGAGCTCGGTGATGGGCACCGGCGCGTCCCCCTCCCGGTCCTCCCCCCAGTGCCCGCACCCCAACAGCACGGTCCTCTCCAGGCCGTTGTACTACACCTCCCCTTTCTACCCCGGCTACACGAACTATGGTGGCAGCTTTGGACACCTTCACAGTAACCACGGCTCGGTGACCACGGGCTCCACGGCACATTTCAATGGATTAAACCAGACTGTGTTAAATAGAGCAGAGGCTTTGGTGAGGGAGAGCCAGAAAGTCAGAGGCCAAACGCAGGTAGATCTTTGTAAAGACTCCCCTTATGAACTAAAGAAAGGTATGTCAAACATTTAATACCTGACTCTTTTCCACTCACTcggacttttatttattttgtgtggttgcattaaaaaagaaacaaaaagaaaaaaagaatgacTAAGCAAAATTCTAAGAACAGTTATTTTCTGAGTAAATGCTTATCCTCAAAAAATGTTTAGTTTCTGAATGGTTAATCCTGCAATGTAACAAGAATGGTCTTAATCGCTGCAGCCGCCTGAGTCTATTTGTATTAAAGACTAACATGTATATTTAATGTagcatttttgtatttaaaatggaCAATACACTATCTTTGAAGTAAATTATGGAAAAAACGTATATGCTTGTGCAGCGATTATTTTGGAGGAAGCAGCTGAAATGACTTTAAACATGTGATGTGCCCAAAGTGTTTTTCAAAGACAGttgttctatatatatatatatatatatacacaagagGTATAAATTCAATTTTGCACCGTGACATATGTTTCAGTGGTAATTATCATTTCATAATATTATTGTGGGGAGAGCTCCCGACACACTGGAGACAGAAAGGCCCACATTCAATACAAGGATGTTggaataccttttttttttgtgaatggaAAATGTTGGAAACAACACAAAGGTATATTTAGGTTTATTTATCACCAGCTTGTGCgttttctttaaaatacagCCTATATGcaagtattttttttccctttcgtTTCTAAAAGTGTATATTGATATAGTAACAACACAGAGGCGCAGCCATTTAACCCAATTACCTATCGTGTTTTATGCAGAGCAATCAGGTGGTGAACTCCGGTAATGAGCTCGATTTTATGCCAAATTTAGACCTCATTACTATTTTCCAAGGCGTGGCAAAGCTGTTAAAAGGGACGCGGCCAAGCATTTAGAACATACTGGCCTATTATATATATCATTAATGGAGAGTCTCTTTTAATGGCGCGTTAGATGTGAGACATTTCTGTGTGGAGGAAAAAAGGCAAAATGCTGcgatacacacgcacacgcacgctcGTACATGCTGTGAGTAGCTGGCAGCCATGCAGGCACTGTCCTCTAACTCTTCCAACTTCTGCAGGTAGGTGTCACACTTGCTCCTAATTTCAATGGGGGGCGACTCTTTGTTAATCCGACACGGAATCCCATCCCTGATCAAATGGCCtggttaaaaaagaagaagaagaaggagaagaagaagaagacatggaGCCAACGGGGCAACACACAATGATCACACTTATTATGAGGATTATAGCTTGACAAGTGGATAACAAAAGGCATGGATCCGACAGgcagaacaaaaaacacacaaggctTCATGTCACACTAACACAGTGGAGACAACaaatatgtctttttttttactttattcattgattttatttgtttgttttctaccaatttatacatttaaagaaCAATGGCTATTATtattaagattattattattatttttgaagcCTGCTCAGTCAGTAGGCCATAAGCCTTAGTGGCACAGGCTTCTACAcaataacacacgcacacacatacatagtaatatatatttgtatacatttacatttttgttcgTTTACAGAACACTTTAAATGACACTTGATTACTGTTGTattgccattattattattattattataattattcgagtaatagtaataatgattattattattagtattataatcattattattattattatgtgttgttgttattattattattattattattgacctCCACTGAAGTGGGACAGCCTGATCTGCTTTTATGGCTGCCATTAATCTCTATAGTTTACTTTTCCCTCCTGCAGTTTGAGATGTCCCCTGGGCTTCATGAAATTCCCCCAGCCTTAATGTCCTCTGCTCGGCCTCTCTGTTTTAATCTGACTGAGTGTGCTGGAGCAGTGATTGCGACACATCAGCCGGCTAAATAGCATAATTatgtttttccccccctcttcgTCGATCCCCCCCTGGGGAACTGAACTGTTCGATGCAATGTCCCCTAAGAGAGTATTAGAGTTTTATTAGGGAATCGCGTTGTTTTCCCTGAATTGATTGAAGGGAGCAATGTTTCACTGGGAcaacgcacgcacgcacgcactcagTGTTTATGTGGTGCAAATAATCTGTGTTAGGCTAAAGGTAAATTCTCtggtgtttttcttgttttagtAAGTTTGTGGCGAGGCAATAATATTATCAAAATAAACCTCCATAATATCAAAATACGAGGAAACACTGGGAGCACGATGATCATCTAAACTGACTAGTTCTCGAGCCTCCAGAGTTCCAGACGACATAAAACAAGTCTGACTAAGGAAATAGAttgaaacattttcacaatttatTTGCAAAGCGCTGTTTTACGAacattattatgtttttgtgctttttttgtatctttattttcaaatctATCATTCAGCTTCgtttcacaccactgcttttgATCAAATCAGAGACAACACAAGAGGTGAATGATGCTGCATTAATCATTTGCACTATTATTGATTATACAGCCcattcattattgttattattatcattattattattattattattattattattattattattatgtcccTGTGGAAATATCGGGTTTATTTTTAtgatacaaattaaaatgtctttttttttaacacttggGGGAACAGGCAACAGCCTTGATGCACTGGATTTCAACTCCATTGCCAATCAAAAAAATCCATTcaacaatgaaaataatcaatatTAAAATACATGAATTTATATTTGGTCGCTGATTATATTCGAACTTTTAGTGGCTGTGGTAAAAGTCTGTCAATCGATCCcagattattataaatatactgATATTTGCAGACCCACCAAAGGCAAGACAGCCTGAGCCTAC is part of the Pleuronectes platessa chromosome 1, fPlePla1.1, whole genome shotgun sequence genome and harbors:
- the irx5a gene encoding iroquois-class homeodomain protein IRX-5a, with protein sequence MAYPQGYLYQPSASLALYSCPAYSTGVLSGPRTEELGRSSSGSAFAPYAGSTPFSSASPGYSSHLPYSADAAAAATFTSYVGSPYDHTTGMAGSLGYHPYGSPLGSYPYGDPAYRKNATRDATATLKAWLSEHRKNPYPTKGEKIMLAIITKMTLTQVSTWFANARRRLKKENKMTWTPRNRSEDEEEDENIDLEKNDDDEPSKPTDKGDSTDTEAGDIGCDRFKEESHGKDTEPLLSDSELREQEERTTDSLPDSAKPTTSSPSAVPRGNPSVAQQDKPTDLSHAPGSVTSNVTSVIHSPPSAPKPKLWSLAEIATSSDRCKSSSDAPQTCPGLAQSSVMGTGASPSRSSPQCPHPNSTVLSRPLYYTSPFYPGYTNYGGSFGHLHSNHGSVTTGSTAHFNGLNQTVLNRAEALVRESQKVRGQTQVDLCKDSPYELKKGMSNI